One genomic region from Fictibacillus marinisediminis encodes:
- the yhfH gene encoding protein YhfH: MLTLEFYRNLPKKQCRECGKTIEEQHESYVYECERCMGQHEA; this comes from the coding sequence ATGTTGACGTTGGAATTTTATCGTAATTTACCTAAGAAGCAATGCCGGGAATGCGGAAAAACAATTGAAGAGCAGCATGAATCATACGTTTATGAATGTGAAAGATGCATGGGACAACATGAAGCATAG
- the gltB gene encoding glutamate synthase large subunit produces the protein MTFHNLPKPQGLYRPEFEHDACGIGLYAHIKGLATHDIVKKGLSMLCQLDHRGGQGSDPLTGDGAGLMVQLPHEFFKKACPQFDLPEKGRYGVGMMFLPKDENEQQSVKNKLNQIIEQEGQNLIGWRSVPVIDGKIGTIAQESCPSIHQVFIKASDHTKNELDFERKLYIIRKLAETWGKENQLNFYFSSLSSSTLVYKGLLTPEQVDAFYRDLNDPSFVSAFALVHSRFSTNTFPSWERAHPNRYLIHNGEINTLRGNINWMKAREQQFASEAFGDDLEKLLPILDTEGSDSSVLDNALEFFVLAGRELAHAAMMLIPEPWSENPHMTDEKKAFYEYHSCLMEPWDGPTAISFTNGRQIGAVLDRNGLRPARYYVTKDDYIIFSSEVGVIDVEPENVLYKDRLSPGKMLLIDLEKGRIVSDKEIKTELSHAKPYRSWLEENLIQLDSGSHEESAESVDQLVLRQKAFGYTHEDIHKYLIPIITEGKDPVGSMGNDTPLAVLSDRPQSLFNYFKQLFAQVTNPPIDSLREQVVTSTVSYLGAEGNLLEANAASCHRIQLDTPILSTGRFNQLQQNVWPEFSSKTLHTLFSEDLETSLNQLFSQAKRAIEEGHTLLILSDREMNDKNIPMPVLLSTSALHHYLVRKGLRTKVSIIVDSGETREVHHFAAIIGFGADAIHPYLAYATYHQAIIDGHLSVSFDQAVQGYIKGVTDGVVKVMSKMGISTIQSYRGAQIFEAIGIGQGAIDRYFTGTASQLDGIDLQTMGLEALQRHSDAYRETLEETLESGSDFQWRKTGEHHAFNPKTIHTLQWACRKNDYSLFKQYSKAANEERLNFLRNLFSFPSEDRAVPIEEVESVEDIVRRFKTGAMSFGSLSQEAHEALAVAMNRLGGKSNSGEGGEDPSRFILDENGDSRRSAIKQIASGRFGVKSHYLVNADELQIKMAQGAKPGEGGQLPGNKVYPWVADVRGSTPGVGLISPPPHHDIYSIEDLAQLIHDLKNANRDARISVKLVAKAGVGTIAAGVAKGAADVIVISGYDGGTGASPKTSIKHTGLPWELGLAEAHQTLMLNGLRDRVVLETDGKLMTGKDVVLAALLGAEEYGFATAPLVVLGCVMMRACHLDTCPVGVATQNPELRKKFMGDPDHVVNYMRFVAQEVREIMAELGFRTMDEMIGHSEILSVSERTKNHWKAKQLNLANLTHTVDGSVRTFQTPQNHKIEESLDMREILPAISKALERQEQVNLSFQLNNTNRVAGTISGSEISKIYGENGLPEDTVNLQFYGSAGQSFGAYIPRGMSLYLTGDANDYVGKGLSGGKITVSSPKESDFLSDTNVIAGNVAFYGATSGEAYINGSAGERFAVRNSGANIVVEGIGDHGCEYMTGGRVVILGETGKNFAAGMSGGIAYVLASEKEQFISLCNKDSVEFESLQADQEEAEVKKMILSHYHYTLSSKAAFILSNWSQYRKQFVKVIPKDYKAMIGLIEEQKEAGLQHDEAVMSAFLETSSLKKSTPVKKKTQLILN, from the coding sequence ATGACATTCCATAACTTACCAAAACCACAGGGCCTCTACCGTCCGGAATTTGAACATGATGCATGCGGTATTGGCTTATACGCCCATATTAAAGGATTAGCTACCCATGATATTGTTAAAAAAGGTTTAAGTATGCTTTGCCAATTGGATCACCGGGGAGGGCAGGGAAGCGATCCGCTAACTGGAGACGGTGCTGGACTTATGGTACAGCTTCCACACGAGTTCTTCAAAAAAGCATGCCCTCAATTCGATCTACCTGAAAAGGGAAGATACGGAGTTGGCATGATGTTTCTTCCAAAAGACGAAAACGAACAGCAATCTGTTAAGAATAAATTAAACCAAATCATTGAACAAGAAGGTCAAAACCTCATTGGATGGAGAAGTGTGCCTGTAATTGACGGAAAAATCGGAACTATCGCACAAGAAAGCTGCCCATCCATTCATCAGGTTTTTATTAAAGCCTCAGATCATACAAAGAATGAACTGGACTTTGAACGCAAACTGTATATTATTCGGAAACTAGCAGAGACATGGGGAAAAGAAAACCAATTAAACTTTTACTTCTCTAGCCTTTCTTCATCCACCCTTGTATACAAGGGACTTTTGACACCTGAACAGGTAGATGCTTTTTACCGGGACCTTAATGACCCTTCTTTTGTTTCAGCATTCGCTTTAGTGCATTCCCGTTTTAGCACAAATACATTTCCAAGCTGGGAAAGGGCTCATCCAAACCGGTACCTCATCCATAATGGAGAGATTAATACGTTAAGAGGCAATATTAATTGGATGAAAGCTCGTGAACAGCAATTTGCTTCTGAGGCTTTTGGAGATGACTTGGAAAAACTGCTTCCGATACTTGATACAGAAGGCAGTGATTCCTCCGTTCTTGATAACGCTCTGGAGTTTTTTGTACTGGCGGGGAGAGAACTTGCACATGCAGCCATGATGCTGATTCCTGAACCATGGTCTGAAAATCCTCATATGACAGATGAAAAAAAAGCTTTCTATGAATATCATAGCTGTCTTATGGAGCCGTGGGATGGCCCTACAGCCATTTCTTTCACAAACGGCCGCCAAATCGGCGCCGTACTTGACCGAAACGGTTTACGGCCAGCGCGCTATTACGTAACAAAGGATGACTATATTATTTTCTCATCCGAGGTTGGGGTCATTGATGTAGAACCAGAGAATGTACTCTACAAAGATCGGTTAAGCCCAGGAAAAATGCTCCTTATTGATCTAGAAAAGGGAAGAATTGTTTCAGATAAAGAAATTAAAACTGAACTTTCCCATGCCAAGCCTTATCGCTCATGGCTTGAGGAAAATCTGATCCAACTGGACAGCGGCTCACATGAAGAAAGTGCTGAATCAGTTGATCAGCTCGTACTCCGGCAGAAGGCGTTTGGCTACACCCATGAAGATATTCATAAATACTTGATTCCTATTATCACAGAAGGAAAAGATCCGGTGGGATCCATGGGAAATGATACACCTTTAGCTGTGTTGTCAGACCGCCCCCAATCATTGTTCAATTATTTTAAACAGTTATTTGCACAAGTAACAAATCCACCGATCGATTCTCTTCGTGAACAAGTCGTTACATCAACAGTCAGTTATTTAGGAGCGGAGGGCAATCTGCTTGAAGCGAACGCAGCCAGCTGCCATCGTATCCAATTGGATACCCCGATCCTATCAACCGGAAGATTCAACCAATTACAACAAAATGTCTGGCCTGAATTTTCAAGCAAGACTCTGCATACTCTTTTTTCTGAAGATTTGGAAACCAGCTTGAATCAATTGTTTTCGCAAGCAAAAAGAGCGATTGAGGAAGGGCATACTCTTCTCATCCTTTCAGACCGTGAAATGAATGATAAGAACATCCCGATGCCCGTTCTGTTATCAACAAGCGCACTCCATCATTATCTTGTTCGAAAAGGACTTCGAACGAAAGTAAGCATAATTGTTGATTCCGGGGAAACCAGGGAAGTCCATCATTTTGCAGCAATCATTGGCTTTGGAGCAGACGCCATTCATCCTTACCTTGCTTATGCTACGTATCATCAGGCAATTATTGATGGCCATCTGTCCGTTTCTTTTGATCAAGCTGTTCAAGGTTATATTAAAGGAGTGACAGACGGTGTCGTTAAAGTGATGTCTAAAATGGGCATCTCGACGATCCAAAGTTATCGAGGAGCTCAAATTTTTGAAGCGATCGGCATCGGCCAAGGAGCCATTGACCGATACTTTACTGGAACGGCATCTCAACTTGATGGCATCGATCTTCAAACGATGGGCCTTGAAGCCTTACAGCGCCATTCTGACGCTTATCGGGAGACACTGGAGGAAACGCTTGAATCCGGCAGTGACTTTCAATGGAGGAAGACAGGCGAGCATCATGCCTTCAATCCTAAAACCATTCATACATTGCAATGGGCATGCCGAAAAAATGATTACAGCCTGTTCAAACAGTATTCTAAAGCGGCAAACGAAGAACGCCTTAACTTTTTAAGGAATTTATTCTCCTTTCCCTCAGAAGACCGAGCTGTACCAATCGAAGAGGTTGAGTCTGTTGAAGACATTGTGCGCCGGTTTAAAACAGGAGCAATGTCGTTCGGTTCCCTAAGCCAAGAAGCACATGAAGCATTGGCTGTTGCCATGAACCGCTTAGGCGGAAAAAGCAACAGCGGGGAAGGCGGAGAGGATCCAAGCCGCTTTATATTGGATGAAAATGGTGATTCGCGGCGAAGTGCGATTAAGCAGATCGCTTCAGGACGATTTGGCGTGAAAAGCCATTACCTTGTCAACGCTGATGAACTGCAGATCAAGATGGCTCAAGGAGCGAAACCTGGGGAAGGCGGCCAGCTTCCTGGAAACAAAGTATATCCATGGGTAGCAGATGTGCGAGGATCAACGCCTGGGGTAGGACTGATATCTCCTCCTCCGCACCATGATATCTATTCCATTGAAGATTTGGCACAGCTTATTCATGATCTAAAGAACGCGAACCGTGATGCGCGTATTTCCGTTAAGCTCGTTGCAAAAGCAGGAGTAGGAACGATTGCTGCAGGCGTTGCAAAAGGAGCTGCCGATGTAATAGTGATCAGCGGCTACGACGGAGGGACAGGTGCATCACCCAAAACAAGCATCAAGCATACGGGACTGCCTTGGGAGCTGGGATTGGCAGAAGCCCATCAAACGTTAATGCTGAACGGATTGCGCGACCGTGTGGTATTGGAAACCGACGGCAAGCTGATGACTGGCAAAGATGTAGTACTGGCAGCTTTACTGGGAGCAGAAGAATATGGTTTTGCTACAGCTCCACTCGTTGTTCTTGGCTGTGTCATGATGCGTGCCTGCCACCTGGATACGTGTCCGGTAGGGGTTGCTACACAAAATCCAGAGCTGCGGAAAAAATTTATGGGCGATCCAGATCATGTTGTCAATTACATGCGCTTTGTAGCTCAGGAAGTCCGTGAGATTATGGCTGAACTTGGGTTCAGAACGATGGACGAGATGATTGGCCACAGCGAAATACTCAGCGTTTCAGAACGTACGAAAAACCATTGGAAAGCCAAACAATTGAACTTGGCCAATCTGACACATACTGTAGATGGTTCTGTCAGAACGTTCCAGACACCGCAAAATCATAAGATCGAAGAATCCTTGGATATGAGAGAGATACTTCCAGCCATCTCTAAGGCTTTGGAGCGTCAAGAACAAGTGAATCTATCGTTTCAGCTGAATAATACAAATCGTGTTGCCGGAACTATCTCCGGAAGTGAAATCTCAAAGATATATGGAGAGAACGGACTTCCCGAAGATACCGTCAATCTGCAATTCTATGGTTCAGCGGGCCAATCCTTTGGTGCCTATATCCCACGCGGCATGTCACTATATTTAACTGGTGACGCAAATGATTACGTAGGAAAAGGACTATCTGGCGGAAAAATAACGGTATCTTCCCCGAAAGAATCTGATTTTCTATCGGATACAAACGTTATCGCTGGGAATGTTGCCTTCTATGGTGCAACAAGCGGAGAAGCGTACATCAATGGATCTGCAGGGGAGCGTTTTGCTGTGCGGAACAGCGGAGCAAATATTGTTGTAGAAGGCATCGGTGATCATGGATGTGAATATATGACTGGCGGAAGAGTGGTCATTCTTGGGGAAACCGGCAAAAACTTCGCTGCTGGTATGTCTGGGGGGATTGCTTACGTTCTGGCCAGTGAAAAAGAACAGTTCATATCGTTATGCAACAAGGACAGTGTTGAATTTGAATCTTTGCAGGCTGATCAGGAAGAAGCAGAGGTTAAAAAGATGATTTTGAGTCATTATCATTATACGCTTAGCTCAAAAGCAGCTTTTATCCTCAGCAACTGGTCACAATACAGAAAACAATTTGTCAAAGTTATTCCTAAAGATTATAAAGCGATGATCGGTCTGATCGAGGAACAAAAAGAGGCAGGGTTACAACATGATGAAGCCGTAATGAGTGCCTTTTTAGAAACATCATCTCTAAAAAAAAGTACCCCGGTCAAAAAAAAGACTCAGTTAATTCTTAATTAG
- a CDS encoding YukJ family protein, whose product MAVKNYGLLKGTVIESRMERDLDTPHYQIHAVDENSVHYRIAVNVMSSSENSEVLYLVNENFNSSLTEKLTQLPETYLPLGNENRELAIDYIRDGLFDPSLMKPLPSDATGPDNDLNDILDHYIQKAISEKAFIYIYGSKFGPESQPDKVFGFQPTNGMHNIHMNQGNEDKQNQRDWAGDNGTWHDGALFLQFENQWTAIFLAFLSQSWCTDDRGYPTKMCQHDDKISNQI is encoded by the coding sequence ATGGCAGTTAAAAACTACGGCTTGCTGAAGGGAACGGTCATAGAGTCTCGAATGGAAAGGGATTTAGATACTCCTCATTATCAGATTCATGCAGTGGACGAAAACAGTGTGCATTATCGTATAGCGGTTAACGTCATGTCCAGCTCAGAAAACTCCGAGGTTCTTTATCTGGTTAATGAAAATTTCAATTCATCTCTTACTGAAAAATTAACACAGCTTCCTGAAACCTATTTGCCGCTGGGGAATGAAAACAGGGAACTTGCTATTGATTACATCAGGGACGGGCTCTTTGATCCTTCTTTAATGAAACCCCTGCCAAGCGACGCAACAGGACCAGACAACGATTTAAACGATATACTTGATCATTACATTCAGAAAGCCATTTCTGAAAAAGCATTCATCTATATATATGGGTCCAAATTCGGACCTGAATCACAGCCGGATAAAGTATTTGGTTTTCAGCCAACAAACGGGATGCATAACATACACATGAACCAGGGGAATGAAGACAAGCAGAATCAAAGAGATTGGGCAGGGGATAACGGAACGTGGCACGATGGGGCGTTATTTCTGCAATTCGAGAATCAATGGACGGCCATTTTTCTTGCCTTCTTATCCCAATCATGGTGTACAGATGATCGAGGCTACCCAACCAAGATGTGCCAGCACGATGATAAAATCAGTAATCAAATATAA
- a CDS encoding manganese-dependent inorganic pyrophosphatase, producing the protein MEKVLIFGHKNPDTDTICSAIVYADLKTKLGFNAEPVRLGEINGETQYALEQFKAEMPRLVETVANETNQVILVDHNERQQSASDIEKVRVLEVIDHHRIANFETSDPLYYRAEPVGCTATILNKMYKEHGVAVEKDIAGLMLSAIISDSLLFKSPTCTGQDIAAAQELAEIAGVDAESYGLEMLKAGADLSDKSVSQLITLDAKEFQMGSSKVEIAQVNTVDTAEVFERKAEIEEAISKAVQEKGLDLFLFVVTDILTNDSTGLAIGSKAAAVEQAYNVNLEHNTAVLKGVVSRKKQIVPVLTDAFSRIQ; encoded by the coding sequence ATGGAAAAAGTATTGATTTTTGGTCACAAGAACCCGGACACCGATACCATCTGCTCAGCTATCGTATATGCTGACCTTAAAACGAAACTGGGATTTAATGCAGAACCTGTACGTTTAGGAGAAATTAATGGTGAAACACAATATGCCCTTGAGCAATTTAAGGCGGAAATGCCTCGCCTGGTGGAAACTGTAGCAAACGAAACGAATCAAGTTATTCTCGTTGACCACAATGAGCGCCAGCAAAGTGCATCTGATATCGAAAAAGTCCGCGTGCTCGAAGTCATTGACCACCACCGTATCGCAAACTTTGAAACAAGTGATCCACTTTATTACCGCGCTGAACCTGTAGGATGTACCGCAACCATTTTAAACAAAATGTACAAAGAGCATGGGGTTGCTGTTGAAAAAGACATCGCAGGCCTAATGCTGTCCGCTATCATTTCTGATTCCCTTCTTTTTAAATCTCCAACCTGCACAGGGCAAGATATCGCTGCTGCACAGGAACTTGCAGAAATCGCGGGTGTAGATGCAGAAAGTTATGGTTTGGAAATGCTGAAAGCGGGAGCAGACTTAAGCGACAAATCTGTAAGCCAGCTTATCACTTTAGATGCCAAGGAATTTCAGATGGGCAGCAGCAAAGTAGAAATTGCACAAGTAAATACGGTTGATACAGCTGAGGTATTTGAGCGCAAGGCAGAAATCGAGGAAGCCATCAGCAAAGCTGTCCAAGAAAAAGGACTTGATCTGTTCTTGTTCGTTGTGACTGATATTTTAACAAACGACTCAACAGGGCTTGCAATCGGAAGCAAAGCTGCAGCCGTAGAACAAGCTTATAATGTGAATCTTGAACATAATACAGCTGTTCTTAAAGGTGTAGTATCCAGAAAGAAACAAATCGTTCCAGTTTTAACAGATGCCTTCAGCCGTATCCAATAA
- a CDS encoding zinc-binding dehydrogenase, with translation MKALVHKNQKGLSGLVYTEFEEKGPKPGEVRIKLITAGLNHRDLFVMERHQPSDPPLIIGSDGAGIVEAVGEGVNNVIVGNEVIINPGIGWKEKSDAPPEGFEILGLPFHGTFAEKVTVPAENAVPKPAHLTWEEAGVLSLAALTAFRALFTRGRLKEHQRVLIPGIGSGVATFLLQFAKAVNAEVYVTSRSEEKGQRARKLGAVQAINSNEDWNRQLDNQKMDLVIESVGAATFNKSLNQLRTGGTIVTFGASAGDQIQLDLRKFFYGQYSFFGTTMGSSEEFTEMIQFINKHKIRPIVDKMFDLNQFEHAFERLNKAEQFGKIGFRINSLSD, from the coding sequence ATGAAAGCACTTGTTCATAAAAATCAAAAAGGTTTATCAGGACTCGTCTATACTGAATTCGAGGAAAAAGGCCCAAAACCTGGAGAAGTAAGAATTAAATTAATAACTGCAGGCTTAAATCACCGTGATTTGTTTGTGATGGAAAGACATCAGCCATCGGATCCCCCTTTAATCATAGGATCAGATGGAGCAGGCATTGTTGAAGCTGTTGGAGAAGGCGTAAACAACGTGATTGTCGGAAATGAGGTTATTATTAACCCGGGAATCGGCTGGAAGGAAAAAAGTGATGCACCGCCGGAAGGTTTTGAAATACTCGGACTCCCCTTTCACGGAACCTTTGCAGAAAAGGTGACAGTTCCTGCTGAAAATGCCGTGCCTAAACCAGCACATTTAACGTGGGAAGAAGCGGGAGTCTTATCATTAGCCGCGTTGACGGCATTCAGAGCTCTTTTTACCAGAGGCAGACTGAAAGAACATCAAAGGGTCCTTATACCCGGGATTGGAAGTGGTGTGGCTACCTTCCTGCTGCAATTTGCAAAAGCAGTTAATGCCGAAGTATATGTGACTTCCCGTTCTGAAGAAAAAGGCCAAAGAGCACGCAAATTAGGTGCCGTTCAGGCGATAAACAGCAATGAGGATTGGAACCGGCAGCTTGATAACCAAAAGATGGATCTTGTGATTGAAAGTGTGGGTGCAGCAACTTTTAACAAATCATTAAATCAGTTGCGTACAGGAGGCACAATCGTAACATTTGGTGCATCAGCCGGTGACCAGATTCAGCTTGATTTAAGGAAATTCTTCTATGGACAATATAGCTTTTTCGGCACTACGATGGGCAGCAGTGAAGAATTCACTGAAATGATTCAATTTATTAACAAACATAAAATCAGGCCGATTGTTGATAAAATGTTTGATTTAAATCAATTTGAGCATGCTTTTGAGCGTTTGAATAAAGCTGAACAATTTGGAAAAATAGGATTTAGGATCAACAGCCTATCCGATTAA
- a CDS encoding glutamate synthase subunit beta codes for MGKTTGFMEYAREEAKERNPLTRLKDWNEHTELMSDDTLHRQSARCMDCATPFCHIGMEISGMTSGCPIHNLIPEWNDLVYRGRWREALDRLIKTNNFPEFTGRVCPAPCEGSCTVEISSPAVTIKNIEQAIIDKGFENGWIQPRIPNRRTGKKIAVVGSGPAGLAAADQLNQAGHSLTIYERAERAGGLLTYGIPNMKLEKDIVERRIQLLSQEGIDFVLNTEIGKDITSEELKDQYDAVILCVGAQKQRDLELDGREAKGVHFAMDYLTKSTQHLLNQHQSDEAFIDAKDKDVIVIGGGDTGADCVATALRQECRSIVQFGKYPKLPEARTPDNMWPELPNIFTMDYAYEEAQAKFGEDPRQYTVQTKNIVADGDGNLKELHTVQMQYTTNEHGQPELIEVPGTEKVWPAQLVFIAIGFDGPEQPLLQQFGVKSENQKISAVHGDYRTNVEGVFAAGDARRGQSLIVWAIQEGREAAREVDKYLMGSTVLV; via the coding sequence ATGGGAAAAACAACAGGATTTATGGAATATGCGAGAGAAGAAGCCAAAGAACGGAATCCTCTCACACGCTTAAAAGACTGGAATGAACATACAGAACTGATGAGTGATGATACCCTTCACCGCCAGAGTGCGAGGTGTATGGATTGTGCAACACCATTTTGCCATATTGGCATGGAGATTAGCGGGATGACCTCTGGTTGTCCCATCCATAACCTCATTCCTGAATGGAACGACCTGGTCTACCGCGGCAGATGGAGAGAAGCGCTTGACCGGTTAATTAAGACGAACAACTTTCCGGAATTTACCGGTCGCGTCTGTCCAGCGCCATGTGAAGGTTCATGTACAGTTGAAATCTCTTCACCTGCAGTAACCATTAAGAACATTGAGCAGGCCATCATTGATAAAGGTTTCGAAAACGGCTGGATCCAACCCCGGATCCCTAACAGACGAACCGGCAAAAAGATTGCTGTTGTCGGCTCCGGTCCAGCCGGTTTGGCTGCCGCAGATCAGCTCAACCAAGCAGGACATTCCCTCACAATCTATGAAAGAGCAGAACGTGCCGGAGGATTGCTTACCTATGGTATTCCAAATATGAAGCTTGAAAAAGATATCGTAGAACGCCGAATTCAGTTACTCAGTCAAGAAGGAATTGACTTTGTGCTAAATACGGAGATTGGAAAAGACATCACTTCTGAAGAACTTAAAGATCAGTACGATGCGGTCATACTTTGTGTCGGTGCCCAGAAGCAAAGAGATCTGGAACTCGATGGCCGAGAAGCGAAAGGTGTTCACTTCGCTATGGACTATCTTACAAAGTCAACACAGCATCTGCTGAATCAGCATCAATCTGATGAAGCATTCATCGATGCTAAAGACAAGGATGTTATCGTAATTGGAGGTGGCGACACAGGTGCAGACTGTGTTGCAACAGCTCTACGTCAAGAGTGCAGAAGCATCGTTCAGTTCGGAAAGTATCCTAAACTTCCAGAAGCAAGGACACCTGATAACATGTGGCCTGAACTGCCTAACATTTTTACAATGGATTATGCCTATGAAGAAGCACAGGCGAAATTCGGTGAAGATCCGCGGCAATATACGGTACAGACGAAAAACATCGTGGCAGATGGGGATGGAAACTTAAAAGAACTTCATACGGTTCAAATGCAATATACAACGAACGAGCATGGACAGCCCGAACTAATAGAAGTTCCTGGTACAGAAAAAGTATGGCCAGCCCAGCTCGTATTTATAGCGATTGGTTTTGATGGGCCTGAACAGCCGCTGCTTCAGCAATTCGGTGTGAAATCAGAGAATCAAAAGATTTCCGCAGTACATGGTGATTATCGCACAAACGTAGAAGGTGTGTTTGCCGCTGGTGATGCAAGACGCGGACAGAGCTTAATCGTATGGGCGATCCAGGAAGGCAGAGAAGCTGCACGCGAAGTAGATAAGTATTTGATGGGCAGCACAGTATTGGTGTAA
- a CDS encoding CAP domain-containing protein, with translation MRKAISIPMAFLCILVFSSGCNNMKKNELGQDQQHKRMANKNMMKTGNGYLTKEKIPYQSKAGQKKEKVQRENISYNNPDMSMETNPDINGTVPPAAPPSGNQGYSQEMIQRVVELTNQERRKYGLSDLKWDPSLTNVAQVKANDMEKNNYFSHNSPTHGSPFEQMDKMDIPYSSAGENIAVGQQSPEQVVNDWMNSEGHRKNILNPDYTHIGIGYTDNEDFWAQEFIKK, from the coding sequence GTGAGAAAAGCAATTTCAATACCGATGGCCTTCTTATGTATTCTTGTTTTCAGCAGCGGATGCAATAACATGAAGAAGAATGAACTGGGCCAGGATCAGCAGCATAAAAGAATGGCTAATAAAAATATGATGAAAACAGGAAATGGATATTTAACAAAAGAAAAGATACCGTACCAGTCAAAAGCTGGACAAAAGAAAGAAAAGGTCCAAAGAGAAAACATTTCCTACAACAATCCAGATATGAGCATGGAAACCAACCCAGACATTAATGGAACAGTTCCTCCGGCAGCTCCTCCTTCAGGAAATCAGGGCTACAGCCAGGAGATGATTCAGCGGGTCGTAGAGCTAACGAATCAGGAGAGAAGAAAGTATGGGCTTTCCGATTTAAAATGGGATCCTTCATTAACCAACGTTGCGCAAGTAAAAGCAAACGATATGGAGAAGAATAATTACTTCTCACATAACAGCCCAACGCATGGATCCCCTTTTGAACAGATGGATAAAATGGATATCCCGTACAGTTCTGCCGGAGAAAATATTGCTGTCGGCCAGCAGTCTCCAGAACAAGTGGTCAATGACTGGATGAACAGTGAAGGACACCGCAAGAATATCCTTAATCCCGACTATACTCATATTGGTATTGGATATACGGATAATGAGGATTTCTGGGCCCAGGAGTTCATCAAAAAGTAA
- a CDS encoding NADH-dependent flavin oxidoreductase encodes MNNTYQKLLEPYTFADGFSVKNRIVMAPMTNFSSNPDGTVTDEEVNYYVRRSKGAGLVITACAYVTPSGKGFHGEFGSHSDDMIPSLRKLASSIKKQGAKAILQVFHGGRMCPPSLVPNGDVISASAVPPEQKTPTGEQPVPRELTHSEIEEIIRDFGESARRAIEAGFDGIEIHGANGYLIQQFFSPHSNQRDDQWGGSLEKRMAFPLAVIDAVTAAVQTHAKEPFLVGYRLSPEEPETPGITMDETLGLMDELVKKKLDYLHVSLMDFWSVPRRGVDDNRSRMEIIQERVGDQVPVIGVGSIYTAEDALKALNTGVPFIALGRELIIDPDWVQKIEEGRASEIETKLRKDAQEELVVPEPLWQAIMNTPGWFPIEN; translated from the coding sequence ATGAACAACACATACCAAAAATTATTAGAGCCTTATACATTTGCAGATGGATTTTCAGTGAAAAACCGTATCGTTATGGCTCCAATGACCAATTTTTCTTCCAATCCAGACGGAACAGTGACTGATGAGGAAGTTAACTATTATGTACGCCGTTCAAAGGGAGCAGGCTTGGTGATTACAGCCTGCGCATATGTTACACCAAGCGGCAAGGGATTTCATGGTGAGTTCGGAAGCCATAGTGATGATATGATTCCAAGTTTAAGAAAGCTTGCTTCCAGCATAAAAAAACAGGGAGCAAAGGCCATTCTTCAAGTTTTCCATGGCGGGCGGATGTGTCCTCCTTCGCTGGTACCCAATGGAGATGTGATAAGTGCCAGTGCTGTTCCTCCAGAACAGAAAACACCTACTGGTGAACAGCCAGTACCACGTGAATTGACCCATTCAGAGATCGAAGAAATCATCCGTGACTTTGGCGAATCTGCACGCAGAGCGATTGAGGCGGGCTTTGACGGAATCGAAATTCATGGAGCAAACGGATATTTAATTCAACAGTTCTTTTCTCCGCATTCAAACCAGCGTGATGACCAATGGGGAGGAAGTTTGGAAAAACGTATGGCGTTTCCGCTGGCAGTTATTGATGCAGTAACAGCCGCTGTCCAGACACATGCCAAAGAGCCTTTCCTGGTGGGTTATAGACTTTCACCTGAAGAACCTGAAACCCCTGGAATTACGATGGATGAAACGTTAGGATTAATGGATGAACTTGTGAAAAAGAAACTGGACTATCTTCATGTATCACTTATGGATTTCTGGTCTGTTCCAAGAAGAGGTGTAGACGATAATCGCTCTCGAATGGAGATCATCCAGGAAAGAGTCGGAGATCAGGTTCCCGTGATTGGGGTGGGTTCCATTTATACAGCAGAGGATGCGTTAAAAGCCTTGAATACCGGAGTCCCCTTTATTGCATTAGGCAGAGAATTAATCATTGATCCTGATTGGGTACAAAAGATCGAAGAGGGAAGAGCCTCTGAGATTGAAACGAAATTAAGAAAAGACGCACAAGAAGAGCTCGTCGTTCCTGAACCACTCTGGCAGGCCATCATGAATACACCAGGGTGGTTTCCAATAGAAAATTAA